In Candidatus Cloacimonas sp., the genomic stretch AAATCGATCCAAGCAAGTTTTTTCCATTCTGGATTTCTTAACAAGGCGGAAGGATGATAAGTTACGAAAGCGGGAATACCTCTAAAATAGTGTATTTTCTCTCTGTGCCAGCCAAGCGTATTATTGTTATTCAATAAAGTATGTGCTGAAACCAAACCCAAGATCAGTAACATTTTCGGCTGGATAATTTCTATTTGTTCAAGTAAATAGGGCAGACAAGCCATACATTCAACTGGTTCTGGATTACGATTTCCCGGAGGACGGCATTTTACGATATTGGCAATATATACATCTTTGCGTTCAATATTTATGGCAGCCAACATTTTGTCCAGAAGCTGGCCCGCTGCGCCTACAAAAGGTCTGCCTGTTTTGTCTTCTTGTTCTCCGGGACCCTCTCCGATAAGCATAGCAATGGCATCGGGATTTCCTTCTCCATAAACGAAATTGTTACGAGTTTTATTTAGAGTGCAGTTTGTGCAATTGGCGTATTTATGGCGAAGTTTATCCAGCAATTTGGCTTTGCTCATTTCCGGAGGATACAATTCTTTAATACCGCTGTTTTTTAACAATTCCAAATATTGGCGCAAGGCATCAATGGACATATTCTTTTTTAGAGATCATCATCGTTGTCGTTATCGTCGTCGTAGAAATCGTCTTCCTCGTCTTCGTCTTCGTCCTCATCTTCGTCTTTGTCTTCGTCCTTGTCAAAATCGTCCGAACCGCCAAGATCTTCAATAAATCTTTCCGAATCGTCAATGGTTTCTTCCGCTTCTTCTTCGCTCATTTCTTCTCCTAAGAAAGG encodes the following:
- a CDS encoding uracil-DNA glycosylase yields the protein MSIDALRQYLELLKNSGIKELYPPEMSKAKLLDKLRHKYANCTNCTLNKTRNNFVYGEGNPDAIAMLIGEGPGEQEDKTGRPFVGAAGQLLDKMLAAINIERKDVYIANIVKCRPPGNRNPEPVECMACLPYLLEQIEIIQPKMLLILGLVSAHTLLNNNNTLGWHREKIHYFRGIPAFVTYHPSALLRNPEWKKLAWIDLQEFAKEYQKLASTNDLPNSEAAK